In Bacteroidia bacterium, a genomic segment contains:
- a CDS encoding thioredoxin family protein has protein sequence MRATSLVIPFLILLHTLQIHAQPDKRIMLYNPEADAVAQIDSAVLLANNTGKHVLLQIGGNWCSWCIKFHQFCHNDQGLDSLIQANYVVLKVNYSKENTNDAILKKLEYPQRFGFPVFVVLDGKGKRLHTQDSGYLEAGGSYDREKVERFFKSWSPQALNPDNYR, from the coding sequence ATGCGCGCAACTTCTCTTGTAATTCCTTTCCTGATATTACTTCACACCCTGCAAATCCATGCACAGCCTGACAAAAGGATCATGTTGTACAACCCAGAGGCAGATGCTGTGGCTCAGATAGATTCAGCGGTTTTGCTGGCAAATAATACAGGAAAGCATGTACTGCTTCAGATCGGGGGAAATTGGTGCTCCTGGTGTATCAAGTTTCATCAATTCTGCCACAATGATCAAGGTCTGGACTCCCTGATTCAGGCAAATTATGTTGTACTGAAAGTCAATTACAGCAAAGAAAATACGAATGATGCCATTCTCAAAAAACTAGAATACCCGCAAAGATTTGGCTTTCCGGTATTTGTGGTGCTTGATGGAAAAGGCAAAAGGCTTCACACACAAGATTCGGGTTATCTGGAAGCAGGTGGAAGTTATGACAGGGAAAAAGTAGAGCGATTCTTCAAAAGCTGGTCTCCCCAGGCACTGAATCCAGACAATTACCGATAG